A window of Tripterygium wilfordii isolate XIE 37 chromosome 7, ASM1340144v1, whole genome shotgun sequence contains these coding sequences:
- the LOC120001800 gene encoding uncharacterized protein LOC120001800 has protein sequence MALKQLLCVMLCASMVALSLANKDWQFGFNPWNRPFPASKKLVVGDSQSWRYGSNYTDWAIKTSPFFLNDTLVFKFDAPSGTNPFQHSVYLLRSFWHFLACDFRGAKMVANVTQGGGEGFEFRMKRWMPYYFACGEHDGAHCRDGQMKFIAMPLPQYRY, from the exons ATGGCTTTAAAACAACTGCTTTGTGTAATGCTATGTGCTTCTATGGTGGCACTAAGCTTGGCTAACAAGGACTGGCAGTTTGGGTTTAACCCCTGGAACCGTCCATTTCCTGCGTCAAAGAAGCTCGTGGTTGGAGACTCGCAAAGTTGGCGTTACGGGTCCAACTATACCGATTGGGCTATCAAAACTAGTCCCTTCTTCCTCAACGATACTCTAG TGTTCAAATTTGATGCGCCAAGTGGCACCAACCCATTCCAACACAGCGTGTACTTGCTGCGGAGCTTCTGGCACTTCTTGGCGTGCGATTTCAGGGGAGCGAAGATGGTTGCGAACGTGACgcaaggaggaggagaaggtttTGAGTTCAGGATGAAGAGGTGGATGCCTTACTACTTTGCTTGCGGAGAACATGATGGAGCACATTGCAGGGATGGTCAAATGAAGTTCATTGCCATGCCTCTCCCTCAATATCGCTACTAG
- the LOC120002162 gene encoding uncharacterized protein LOC120002162: MGFTCRKLLLCLMLCASMMALSLANKDWQFGSNSRNHRSTASKKLVVGDSQSWRYGSNYTDWAIKTSPFFINDTLVFKFDAPSRANPFQHSVYLMRSFWHFLACDFRGAKMVANVKQGGGEGFEFRMKRWMPYYFACGEHDGAHCRDGQMKFIAMPLHQYRY; this comes from the exons ATGGGTTTCACTTGCAGAAAACTACTACTTTGTCTAATGCTATGTGCTTCTATGATGGCACTAAGCTTGGCTAACAAGGACTGGCAGTTTGGGTCTAACTCCAGGAACCATCGATCTACTGCATCGAAGAAGCTCGTGGTTGGAGACTCGCAAAGTTGGCGTTACGGGTCCAACTACACCGATTGGGCTATCAAAACTAGTCCATTCTTCATCAACGATACTCTAG TGTTCAAATTTGATGCGCCAAGTCGCGCCAACCCATTCCAACACAGCGTATACTTGATGCGGAGCTTCTGGCACTTCTTGGCGTGCGATTTCAGGGGAGCGAAGATGGTTGCAAATGTGAAgcaaggaggaggagaaggtttTGAGTTCAGGATGAAGAGGTGGATGCCTTATTACTTTGCTTGCGGAGAACATGATGGAGCACATTGCAGGGATGGTCAAATGAAGTTCATTGCCATGCCTCTCCATCAATATCGCTACTAG
- the LOC120002161 gene encoding probable LRR receptor-like serine/threonine-protein kinase At3g47570 isoform X1: MLFKALLFLLHLQVLLILPLAASFDEEALVAFSSAITHDPTNTIMGSNWSRGADFCDWVGVTCSKHRQRVTALNFSSMGLEGKISPYVGNVSFLVSLDLSNNNFHGHIPYELGRLRRLNTLFLQMNRLEGSIPQSLHSCFKLEELSLALNMLSGGIPEELGTLQNLHSLYLSGNNLNGTIPVSIGNMSALKIFALPENGFTGSFPVFMFNISYIESFNLQNNSFSGYLPVDICLHWPRLEKLSLADNQFVGQIPSTLYHCTGLTMLDLSSNALNGSVPTELGTLQKLKALYLTRNGLTGTIPTSLGNISSLMMFSLGENNIHGGIPDEFGKLTSLDSLDLQDNYLVGPIPHSVFNISSLRNLAIVNNSISGDLPLDTGLWLPNLEGIYFAYNQIGGSIPTYLSNSSKLVRLDISYNMFIGPVPSSLGNLPHLRILGIHHNRLIKDPGFEELRFLTALTNCRFFERLSMGHNRLDGVLPYSIGNFSDSLQMIYASGNQIEGQIPESIGALRNLNLLELGDNNLKGTIPPTIGNLRSLQRLQLDNNKIGGSIPEEICNLRNLGELRLSGNRLSGPIPHCIGSLNRLQELYLSNNSLTSSIPTSLWTLENIIFLDLSNNSLGGNLSSEMKVSRVLQEMDISRNQITGKIPTILGAFESLSFLDLSKNSLHETIPESLGNLQSLEFLDLSYNNISGLIPKSLESLTHLKHLNLSYNDLSGEIPSGGIFVNITAESFLANKELCGELLLNSCSRQNSNIKQILLRYIVPIFAAMLIFVCLLCILRACKHKNKRSTSSSPDSVQIPEHKMITYHELRRATNDFSEANLLGTGSYGSVYRGMIFDGTIVAVKILNPKVEGAFKSFEVECKVLRTTRHKNLVKIITSCSNLEFRALIMEYMSNGSLEKWLYSENCNLNLFQRINIMIDVATALDYLHYGQSEPVIHCDLKPSNILLDQDMVAHVGDFGIAKILAKADNATHTRTLGTIGYVAPEYGFEGRVSVKGDMYSFGIMMLEIVTGKKPTDEMFIGETSLRQWVNASFPNGLLDVVDCVLKPKGNNTTYIDMVQDTIFSLLEMGLECSREIPEERMDVKDIVATLTQIKLKILRNRRYHFLFLAS; encoded by the exons ATGCTTTTCAAAGCGTTACTCTTTCTTTTGCACCTTCAAGTTCTATTGATTCTGCCATTGGCGGCTTCTTTTGATGAAGAAGCTCTTGTTGCTTTCAGTTCTGCAATAACACATGACCCCACCAACACAATCATGGGCAGTAACTGGAGTAGAGGAGCCGACTTCTGTGACTGGGTTGGGGTCACTTGTAGCAAACACAGGCAGAGAGTCACGGCACTGAATTTTTCCAGCATGGGACTGGAAGGCAAAATATCACCTTATGTTGGAAACGTATCCTTCCTGGTTTCTCTTGATCTTTCTAACAACAATTTTCATGGTCACATACCATATGAGCTCGGTCGTTTGCGTAGGCTTAACACACTTTTCCTACAAATGAATCGCTTGGAAGGATCGATACCTCAGAGTTTACATTCATGCTTTAAGCTTGAAGAGCTTTCCCTAGCACTAAACATGTTAAGTGGTGGCATACCAGAGGAGTTGGGCACTTTACAAAATCTTCATTCCCTCTATCTATCTGGAAACAATCTCAATGGCACCATCCCAGTTTCCATTGGAAATATGTCTGCGTTAAAGATCTTTGCGCTGCCGGAGAACGGATTTACAGGTTCATTTCCAGTGTTCATGTTTAACATCTCCTATATTGAATCTTTTAATCTCCAAAACAACAGCTTCTCTGGCTATCTTCCAGTTGATATTTGTCTCCACTGGCCTAGACTTGAGAAACTATCCCTTGCTGACAACCAATTTGTAGGCCAAATTCCATCTACTTTATACCATTGCACAGGATTAACAATGTTGGATCTCTCCAGCAATGCATTGAATGGAAGCGTGCCAACAGAACTCGGGACTCTGCAGAAGCTTAAGGCGCTTTATCTGACAAGAAATGGCTTGACTGGTACAATTCCAACTTCTCTGGGAAACATTTCGAGCCTAATGATGTTTTCATTGGGCGAAAACAACATTCATGGAGGTATTCCTGACGAGTTTGGCAAATTGACAAGTTTGGATTCTCTGGATTTGCAGGACAATTACCTCGTTGGTCCTATACCTCATTCAGTCTTCAACATTTCCTCTCTCAGAAATCTCGCGATTGTGAACAATAGCATCTCGGGAGATCTTCCGCTTGATACAGGGCTTTGGCTTCCGAATCTTGAAGGGATTTATTTTGCGTACAATCAAATTGGTGGAAGCATTCCTACTTATTTATCAAACTCATCGAAATTGGTTCGTCTGGACATATCCTACAACATGTTCATTGGACCAGTACCTTCAAGTCTGGGAAATTTACCTCATCTTCGCATCCTCGGTATACATCACAATAGGCTGATCAAAGACCCTGGATTTGAGGAGCTGAGGTTTCTTACTGCACTAACAAATTGTCGATTCTTCGAAAGACTGAGCATGGGGCATAATCGTCTTGACGGTGTCCTACCGTATTCCATTGGCAATTTTTCAGATTCTCTACAAATGATTTATGCTTCTGGAAACCAGATAGAAGGTCAAATTCCAGAATCAATCGGTGCATTAAGAAATTTGAATTTATTGGAGTTGGGAGATAACAACCTCAAAGGAACTATTCCACCAACCATTGGCAATTTGCGAAGTTTACAAAGGTTGCAGCTCGATAACAACAAGATTGGAGGTTCTATCCCTGAGGAAATTTGTAACCTAAGAAACTTGGGAGAATTGAGACTCTCAGGTAACAGGCTCAGTGGACCTATTCCACATTGCATTGGATCACTTAATCGCCTTCAAGAGCTATATCTCAGCAATAACTCATTGACTTCATCAATTCCTACAAGTTTGTGGACCCTTGAAAACATCATTTTCCTGGATTTATCAAACAATTCCTTAGGTGGGAATCTATCTTCAGAAATGAAAGTGTCGAGAGTTTTGCAAGAGATGGATATTTCTAGGAATCAAATCACAggtaaaatcccaactattctCGGTGCCTTTGAAAGCTTAAGTTTTCTTGATCTGTCAAAAAACTCATTGCATGAGACTATTCCTGAGTCACTTGGTAACTTACAATCACTGGAGTTCTTAGATCTCTCCTACAACAATATATCTGGTCTTATTCCCAAGTCGCTCGAGTCACTCACTCATCTCAAACATCTGAATCTATCTTACAACGATTTATCAGGAGAGATCCCAAGTGGAGGAATTTTTGTAAACATTACGGCAGAATCTTTTCTGGCAAATAAGGAGCTTTGCGGAGAATTATTACTCAACTCTTGCTCTCGACAAAATTCCAACATCAAACAAATCTTGCTTAGGTACATTGTTCCAATTTTTGCAGCTATGCTGATCTTTGTTTGTCTTCTCTGCATACTGAGAGCATGCAAACACAAGAACAAAAGGAGTACTTCAAGTTCTCCGGATTCGGTACAAATACCTGAGCACAAAATGATTACATATCATGAACTCCGTCGCGCTACAAACGACTTCTCTGAAGCCAATCTGCTCGGTACTGGGAGTTATGGTTCAGTCTATAGGGGAATGATTTTTGATGGTACAATTGTTGCTGTAAAGATTTTGAATCCAAAAGTAGAGGGTGCATTCAAAAGTTTTGAAGTAGAGTGTAAAGTCTTGCGAACAACTCGACATAAGAATCTTGTTAAGATCATCACTTCTTGCTCGAATCTTGAGTTTAGAGCTTTAATTATGGAGTATATGTCAAATGGAAGCCTTGAGAAGTGGTTGTACTCTGAAAACTGCAACTTGAATCTCTTTCAGCGGATCAACATTATGATTGATGTGGCAACGGCGTTAGATTATCTCCATTATGGTCAGTCAGAGCCAGTCATACACTGCGATCTAAAGCCCAGCAATATCTTGCTAGATCAAGACATGGTTGCACATGTGGGTGACTTTGGCATTGCGAAAATCCTGGCAAAAGCTGACAATGCAACGCATACCAGGACGTTAGGCACCATTGGCTATGTTGCACCTG AATATGGCTTCGAGGGACGTGTTTCTGTAAAGGGCGACATGTACAGCTTTGGGATAATGATGCTGGAAATAGTTACTGGGAAGAAACCCACAGATGAAATGTTTATCGGAGAAACGAGCTTGAGACAATGGGTTAACGCATCATTTCCTAATGGGTTACTAGATGTTGTTGATTGTGTTTTAAAGCCAAAGGGAAACAACACCACATATATTGACATGGTACAAGATACTATCTTTTCCCTCTTGGAAATGGGTCTCGAGTGTTCAAGAGAAATACCAGAGGAAAGGATGGATGTCAAGGACATAGTTGCCACGCTGACCCAGATCAAGCTGAAGATTCTACGCAACCGAAGATATCATTTTCTGTTTCTTGCCTCATGA
- the LOC120002161 gene encoding probable LRR receptor-like serine/threonine-protein kinase At3g47570 isoform X2, with product MLFKALLFLLHLQVLLILPLAASFDEEALVAFSSAITHDPTNTIMGSNWSRGADFCDWVGVTCSKHRQRVTALNFSSMGLEGKISPYVGNVSFLVSLDLSNNNFHGHIPYELGRLRRLNTLFLQMNRLEGSIPQSLHSCFKLEELSLALNMLSGGIPEELGTLQNLHSLYLSGNNLNGTIPVSIGNMSALKIFALPENGFTVDICLHWPRLEKLSLADNQFVGQIPSTLYHCTGLTMLDLSSNALNGSVPTELGTLQKLKALYLTRNGLTGTIPTSLGNISSLMMFSLGENNIHGGIPDEFGKLTSLDSLDLQDNYLVGPIPHSVFNISSLRNLAIVNNSISGDLPLDTGLWLPNLEGIYFAYNQIGGSIPTYLSNSSKLVRLDISYNMFIGPVPSSLGNLPHLRILGIHHNRLIKDPGFEELRFLTALTNCRFFERLSMGHNRLDGVLPYSIGNFSDSLQMIYASGNQIEGQIPESIGALRNLNLLELGDNNLKGTIPPTIGNLRSLQRLQLDNNKIGGSIPEEICNLRNLGELRLSGNRLSGPIPHCIGSLNRLQELYLSNNSLTSSIPTSLWTLENIIFLDLSNNSLGGNLSSEMKVSRVLQEMDISRNQITGKIPTILGAFESLSFLDLSKNSLHETIPESLGNLQSLEFLDLSYNNISGLIPKSLESLTHLKHLNLSYNDLSGEIPSGGIFVNITAESFLANKELCGELLLNSCSRQNSNIKQILLRYIVPIFAAMLIFVCLLCILRACKHKNKRSTSSSPDSVQIPEHKMITYHELRRATNDFSEANLLGTGSYGSVYRGMIFDGTIVAVKILNPKVEGAFKSFEVECKVLRTTRHKNLVKIITSCSNLEFRALIMEYMSNGSLEKWLYSENCNLNLFQRINIMIDVATALDYLHYGQSEPVIHCDLKPSNILLDQDMVAHVGDFGIAKILAKADNATHTRTLGTIGYVAPEYGFEGRVSVKGDMYSFGIMMLEIVTGKKPTDEMFIGETSLRQWVNASFPNGLLDVVDCVLKPKGNNTTYIDMVQDTIFSLLEMGLECSREIPEERMDVKDIVATLTQIKLKILRNRRYHFLFLAS from the exons ATGCTTTTCAAAGCGTTACTCTTTCTTTTGCACCTTCAAGTTCTATTGATTCTGCCATTGGCGGCTTCTTTTGATGAAGAAGCTCTTGTTGCTTTCAGTTCTGCAATAACACATGACCCCACCAACACAATCATGGGCAGTAACTGGAGTAGAGGAGCCGACTTCTGTGACTGGGTTGGGGTCACTTGTAGCAAACACAGGCAGAGAGTCACGGCACTGAATTTTTCCAGCATGGGACTGGAAGGCAAAATATCACCTTATGTTGGAAACGTATCCTTCCTGGTTTCTCTTGATCTTTCTAACAACAATTTTCATGGTCACATACCATATGAGCTCGGTCGTTTGCGTAGGCTTAACACACTTTTCCTACAAATGAATCGCTTGGAAGGATCGATACCTCAGAGTTTACATTCATGCTTTAAGCTTGAAGAGCTTTCCCTAGCACTAAACATGTTAAGTGGTGGCATACCAGAGGAGTTGGGCACTTTACAAAATCTTCATTCCCTCTATCTATCTGGAAACAATCTCAATGGCACCATCCCAGTTTCCATTGGAAATATGTCTGCGTTAAAGATCTTTGCGCTGCCGGAGAACGGATTTACAG TTGATATTTGTCTCCACTGGCCTAGACTTGAGAAACTATCCCTTGCTGACAACCAATTTGTAGGCCAAATTCCATCTACTTTATACCATTGCACAGGATTAACAATGTTGGATCTCTCCAGCAATGCATTGAATGGAAGCGTGCCAACAGAACTCGGGACTCTGCAGAAGCTTAAGGCGCTTTATCTGACAAGAAATGGCTTGACTGGTACAATTCCAACTTCTCTGGGAAACATTTCGAGCCTAATGATGTTTTCATTGGGCGAAAACAACATTCATGGAGGTATTCCTGACGAGTTTGGCAAATTGACAAGTTTGGATTCTCTGGATTTGCAGGACAATTACCTCGTTGGTCCTATACCTCATTCAGTCTTCAACATTTCCTCTCTCAGAAATCTCGCGATTGTGAACAATAGCATCTCGGGAGATCTTCCGCTTGATACAGGGCTTTGGCTTCCGAATCTTGAAGGGATTTATTTTGCGTACAATCAAATTGGTGGAAGCATTCCTACTTATTTATCAAACTCATCGAAATTGGTTCGTCTGGACATATCCTACAACATGTTCATTGGACCAGTACCTTCAAGTCTGGGAAATTTACCTCATCTTCGCATCCTCGGTATACATCACAATAGGCTGATCAAAGACCCTGGATTTGAGGAGCTGAGGTTTCTTACTGCACTAACAAATTGTCGATTCTTCGAAAGACTGAGCATGGGGCATAATCGTCTTGACGGTGTCCTACCGTATTCCATTGGCAATTTTTCAGATTCTCTACAAATGATTTATGCTTCTGGAAACCAGATAGAAGGTCAAATTCCAGAATCAATCGGTGCATTAAGAAATTTGAATTTATTGGAGTTGGGAGATAACAACCTCAAAGGAACTATTCCACCAACCATTGGCAATTTGCGAAGTTTACAAAGGTTGCAGCTCGATAACAACAAGATTGGAGGTTCTATCCCTGAGGAAATTTGTAACCTAAGAAACTTGGGAGAATTGAGACTCTCAGGTAACAGGCTCAGTGGACCTATTCCACATTGCATTGGATCACTTAATCGCCTTCAAGAGCTATATCTCAGCAATAACTCATTGACTTCATCAATTCCTACAAGTTTGTGGACCCTTGAAAACATCATTTTCCTGGATTTATCAAACAATTCCTTAGGTGGGAATCTATCTTCAGAAATGAAAGTGTCGAGAGTTTTGCAAGAGATGGATATTTCTAGGAATCAAATCACAggtaaaatcccaactattctCGGTGCCTTTGAAAGCTTAAGTTTTCTTGATCTGTCAAAAAACTCATTGCATGAGACTATTCCTGAGTCACTTGGTAACTTACAATCACTGGAGTTCTTAGATCTCTCCTACAACAATATATCTGGTCTTATTCCCAAGTCGCTCGAGTCACTCACTCATCTCAAACATCTGAATCTATCTTACAACGATTTATCAGGAGAGATCCCAAGTGGAGGAATTTTTGTAAACATTACGGCAGAATCTTTTCTGGCAAATAAGGAGCTTTGCGGAGAATTATTACTCAACTCTTGCTCTCGACAAAATTCCAACATCAAACAAATCTTGCTTAGGTACATTGTTCCAATTTTTGCAGCTATGCTGATCTTTGTTTGTCTTCTCTGCATACTGAGAGCATGCAAACACAAGAACAAAAGGAGTACTTCAAGTTCTCCGGATTCGGTACAAATACCTGAGCACAAAATGATTACATATCATGAACTCCGTCGCGCTACAAACGACTTCTCTGAAGCCAATCTGCTCGGTACTGGGAGTTATGGTTCAGTCTATAGGGGAATGATTTTTGATGGTACAATTGTTGCTGTAAAGATTTTGAATCCAAAAGTAGAGGGTGCATTCAAAAGTTTTGAAGTAGAGTGTAAAGTCTTGCGAACAACTCGACATAAGAATCTTGTTAAGATCATCACTTCTTGCTCGAATCTTGAGTTTAGAGCTTTAATTATGGAGTATATGTCAAATGGAAGCCTTGAGAAGTGGTTGTACTCTGAAAACTGCAACTTGAATCTCTTTCAGCGGATCAACATTATGATTGATGTGGCAACGGCGTTAGATTATCTCCATTATGGTCAGTCAGAGCCAGTCATACACTGCGATCTAAAGCCCAGCAATATCTTGCTAGATCAAGACATGGTTGCACATGTGGGTGACTTTGGCATTGCGAAAATCCTGGCAAAAGCTGACAATGCAACGCATACCAGGACGTTAGGCACCATTGGCTATGTTGCACCTG AATATGGCTTCGAGGGACGTGTTTCTGTAAAGGGCGACATGTACAGCTTTGGGATAATGATGCTGGAAATAGTTACTGGGAAGAAACCCACAGATGAAATGTTTATCGGAGAAACGAGCTTGAGACAATGGGTTAACGCATCATTTCCTAATGGGTTACTAGATGTTGTTGATTGTGTTTTAAAGCCAAAGGGAAACAACACCACATATATTGACATGGTACAAGATACTATCTTTTCCCTCTTGGAAATGGGTCTCGAGTGTTCAAGAGAAATACCAGAGGAAAGGATGGATGTCAAGGACATAGTTGCCACGCTGACCCAGATCAAGCTGAAGATTCTACGCAACCGAAGATATCATTTTCTGTTTCTTGCCTCATGA
- the LOC120002161 gene encoding putative receptor-like protein kinase At3g47110 isoform X3 codes for MLFKALLFLLHLQVLLILPLAASFDEEALVAFSSAITHDPTNTIMGSNWSRGADFCDWVGVTCSKHRQRVTALNFSSMGLEGKISPYVGNVSFLVSLDLSNNNFHGHIPYELGRLRRLNTLFLQMNRLEGSIPQSLHSCFKLEELSLALNMLSGGIPEELGTLQNLHSLYLSGNNLNGTIPVSIGNMSALKIFALPENGFTGSFPVFMFNISYIESFNLQNNSFSGYLPVDICLHWPRLEKLSLADNQFVGQIPSTLYHCTGLTMLDLSSNALNGSVPTELGTLQKLKALYLTRNGLTGTIPTSLGNISSLMMFSLGENNIHGGIPDEFGKLTSLDSLDLQDNYLVGPIPHSVFNISSLRNLAIVNNSISGDLPLDTGLWLPNLEGIYFAYNQIGGSIPTYLSNSSKLVRLDISYNMFIGPVPSSLGNLPHLRILGIHHNRLIKDPGFEELRFLTALTNCRFFERLSMGHNRLDGVLPYSIGNFSDSLQMIYASGNQIEGQIPESIGALRNLNLLELGDNNLKGTIPPTIGNLRSLQRLQLDNNKIGGSIPEEICNLRNLGELRLSGNRLSGPIPHCIGSLNRLQELYLSNNSLTSSIPTSLWTLENIIFLDLSNNSLGGNLSSEMKVSRVLQEMDISRNQITGEIPSGGIFVNITAESFLANKELCGELLLNSCSRQNSNIKQILLRYIVPIFAAMLIFVCLLCILRACKHKNKRSTSSSPDSVQIPEHKMITYHELRRATNDFSEANLLGTGSYGSVYRGMIFDGTIVAVKILNPKVEGAFKSFEVECKVLRTTRHKNLVKIITSCSNLEFRALIMEYMSNGSLEKWLYSENCNLNLFQRINIMIDVATALDYLHYGQSEPVIHCDLKPSNILLDQDMVAHVGDFGIAKILAKADNATHTRTLGTIGYVAPEYGFEGRVSVKGDMYSFGIMMLEIVTGKKPTDEMFIGETSLRQWVNASFPNGLLDVVDCVLKPKGNNTTYIDMVQDTIFSLLEMGLECSREIPEERMDVKDIVATLTQIKLKILRNRRYHFLFLAS; via the exons ATGCTTTTCAAAGCGTTACTCTTTCTTTTGCACCTTCAAGTTCTATTGATTCTGCCATTGGCGGCTTCTTTTGATGAAGAAGCTCTTGTTGCTTTCAGTTCTGCAATAACACATGACCCCACCAACACAATCATGGGCAGTAACTGGAGTAGAGGAGCCGACTTCTGTGACTGGGTTGGGGTCACTTGTAGCAAACACAGGCAGAGAGTCACGGCACTGAATTTTTCCAGCATGGGACTGGAAGGCAAAATATCACCTTATGTTGGAAACGTATCCTTCCTGGTTTCTCTTGATCTTTCTAACAACAATTTTCATGGTCACATACCATATGAGCTCGGTCGTTTGCGTAGGCTTAACACACTTTTCCTACAAATGAATCGCTTGGAAGGATCGATACCTCAGAGTTTACATTCATGCTTTAAGCTTGAAGAGCTTTCCCTAGCACTAAACATGTTAAGTGGTGGCATACCAGAGGAGTTGGGCACTTTACAAAATCTTCATTCCCTCTATCTATCTGGAAACAATCTCAATGGCACCATCCCAGTTTCCATTGGAAATATGTCTGCGTTAAAGATCTTTGCGCTGCCGGAGAACGGATTTACAGGTTCATTTCCAGTGTTCATGTTTAACATCTCCTATATTGAATCTTTTAATCTCCAAAACAACAGCTTCTCTGGCTATCTTCCAGTTGATATTTGTCTCCACTGGCCTAGACTTGAGAAACTATCCCTTGCTGACAACCAATTTGTAGGCCAAATTCCATCTACTTTATACCATTGCACAGGATTAACAATGTTGGATCTCTCCAGCAATGCATTGAATGGAAGCGTGCCAACAGAACTCGGGACTCTGCAGAAGCTTAAGGCGCTTTATCTGACAAGAAATGGCTTGACTGGTACAATTCCAACTTCTCTGGGAAACATTTCGAGCCTAATGATGTTTTCATTGGGCGAAAACAACATTCATGGAGGTATTCCTGACGAGTTTGGCAAATTGACAAGTTTGGATTCTCTGGATTTGCAGGACAATTACCTCGTTGGTCCTATACCTCATTCAGTCTTCAACATTTCCTCTCTCAGAAATCTCGCGATTGTGAACAATAGCATCTCGGGAGATCTTCCGCTTGATACAGGGCTTTGGCTTCCGAATCTTGAAGGGATTTATTTTGCGTACAATCAAATTGGTGGAAGCATTCCTACTTATTTATCAAACTCATCGAAATTGGTTCGTCTGGACATATCCTACAACATGTTCATTGGACCAGTACCTTCAAGTCTGGGAAATTTACCTCATCTTCGCATCCTCGGTATACATCACAATAGGCTGATCAAAGACCCTGGATTTGAGGAGCTGAGGTTTCTTACTGCACTAACAAATTGTCGATTCTTCGAAAGACTGAGCATGGGGCATAATCGTCTTGACGGTGTCCTACCGTATTCCATTGGCAATTTTTCAGATTCTCTACAAATGATTTATGCTTCTGGAAACCAGATAGAAGGTCAAATTCCAGAATCAATCGGTGCATTAAGAAATTTGAATTTATTGGAGTTGGGAGATAACAACCTCAAAGGAACTATTCCACCAACCATTGGCAATTTGCGAAGTTTACAAAGGTTGCAGCTCGATAACAACAAGATTGGAGGTTCTATCCCTGAGGAAATTTGTAACCTAAGAAACTTGGGAGAATTGAGACTCTCAGGTAACAGGCTCAGTGGACCTATTCCACATTGCATTGGATCACTTAATCGCCTTCAAGAGCTATATCTCAGCAATAACTCATTGACTTCATCAATTCCTACAAGTTTGTGGACCCTTGAAAACATCATTTTCCTGGATTTATCAAACAATTCCTTAGGTGGGAATCTATCTTCAGAAATGAAAGTGTCGAGAGTTTTGCAAGAGATGGATATTTCTAGGAATCAAATCACAg GAGAGATCCCAAGTGGAGGAATTTTTGTAAACATTACGGCAGAATCTTTTCTGGCAAATAAGGAGCTTTGCGGAGAATTATTACTCAACTCTTGCTCTCGACAAAATTCCAACATCAAACAAATCTTGCTTAGGTACATTGTTCCAATTTTTGCAGCTATGCTGATCTTTGTTTGTCTTCTCTGCATACTGAGAGCATGCAAACACAAGAACAAAAGGAGTACTTCAAGTTCTCCGGATTCGGTACAAATACCTGAGCACAAAATGATTACATATCATGAACTCCGTCGCGCTACAAACGACTTCTCTGAAGCCAATCTGCTCGGTACTGGGAGTTATGGTTCAGTCTATAGGGGAATGATTTTTGATGGTACAATTGTTGCTGTAAAGATTTTGAATCCAAAAGTAGAGGGTGCATTCAAAAGTTTTGAAGTAGAGTGTAAAGTCTTGCGAACAACTCGACATAAGAATCTTGTTAAGATCATCACTTCTTGCTCGAATCTTGAGTTTAGAGCTTTAATTATGGAGTATATGTCAAATGGAAGCCTTGAGAAGTGGTTGTACTCTGAAAACTGCAACTTGAATCTCTTTCAGCGGATCAACATTATGATTGATGTGGCAACGGCGTTAGATTATCTCCATTATGGTCAGTCAGAGCCAGTCATACACTGCGATCTAAAGCCCAGCAATATCTTGCTAGATCAAGACATGGTTGCACATGTGGGTGACTTTGGCATTGCGAAAATCCTGGCAAAAGCTGACAATGCAACGCATACCAGGACGTTAGGCACCATTGGCTATGTTGCACCTG AATATGGCTTCGAGGGACGTGTTTCTGTAAAGGGCGACATGTACAGCTTTGGGATAATGATGCTGGAAATAGTTACTGGGAAGAAACCCACAGATGAAATGTTTATCGGAGAAACGAGCTTGAGACAATGGGTTAACGCATCATTTCCTAATGGGTTACTAGATGTTGTTGATTGTGTTTTAAAGCCAAAGGGAAACAACACCACATATATTGACATGGTACAAGATACTATCTTTTCCCTCTTGGAAATGGGTCTCGAGTGTTCAAGAGAAATACCAGAGGAAAGGATGGATGTCAAGGACATAGTTGCCACGCTGACCCAGATCAAGCTGAAGATTCTACGCAACCGAAGATATCATTTTCTGTTTCTTGCCTCATGA